The Leguminivora glycinivorella isolate SPB_JAAS2020 chromosome 1, LegGlyc_1.1, whole genome shotgun sequence genome includes a region encoding these proteins:
- the LOC125224687 gene encoding uncharacterized protein LOC125224687 isoform X1, whose product MSDSEFETIVPLNNKTGGAKAKKPVQKRKSDAANRSDSEREWEEIDAGTKKVKKPRQAKSPRTTSGASKKKTASNPFDVFELFPDDEAFAKNCPTPDQLRSSITQRVADGLTRRAADLEGEFFLELRVYNTADIRSELAEHKWKKALLAVKAQINNDTPQWEYLQKLTKHLRTLFDDAEVTFFHNKKG is encoded by the exons AT gTCGGACTCCGAGTTTGAAACTATTGTACCCCTAAATAACAAGACTGGAGGTGCGAAAGCGAAAAAACCGGTGCAGAAAAGAAAGTCCGATGCTGCTAATAG gtCCGATTCAGAACGAGAGTGGGAAGAAATTGACGCGGGGACCAAGAAGGTGAAGAAGCCTCGCCAGGCGAAATCTCCTAG GACTACTAGTGGAGCGTCTAAGAAAAAGACTGCCAGCAACCCCTTCGACGTCTTCGAGCTATTTCCTGATGACGAGGCATTTGCGAAAAATTGCCCTACACCAGACCAGCTACGCTCGTCTATAACTCAACGCGTGGCTGATGGATTGACTCGGCGTGCTGCTGATCTTGAGGGGGAGTTTTTCTTGGAGCTGCGAGTATACAACACCGCCGATATACGCAGTGAGTTAGCGGAGCATAAGTGGAAAAAGGCCCTTCTGGCAGTTAAAGCGCAAATAAATAACGATACTCCTCAGTGGGAATATCTACAAAAACTCACAAAGCATTTAAGAACTCTTTTTGACGATGCTGAAGTTACattttttcacaacaaaaaaggttaa